The Peribacillus simplex genome contains a region encoding:
- a CDS encoding AraC family transcriptional regulator, with product MDLLKNMNGAINFIEENLTNEIDFKEVARIAYCSEYHFKRMFSFLAGISLSEYIRRRRLTLAAFELRDNNIKVIDVAIKYGYSSPDSFARAFQHLHGITPSEARSNGHSLKAYPPMSFQLSIKGGSEMNYRIEEKEAFHIIGIKKRVPIIFNGVNPEIASMWKSLDEKTINELKNLSNVEPLGLLSASANFSEGRMEEKGELDHYIGAATTRECPDNLTQLEVDASTWAVFEAVGPFPETLQNVWGRIYSEWFPSSNYEQREGPEILWNENKDITSPTFRSEIWIPVLKK from the coding sequence ATGGATTTGCTAAAAAATATGAATGGTGCCATTAACTTCATTGAGGAAAATCTTACGAACGAAATTGACTTTAAAGAAGTTGCGAGGATAGCTTATTGCTCGGAATATCATTTTAAAAGGATGTTTTCCTTCCTTGCTGGTATTTCACTATCCGAATATATCCGCCGAAGACGACTTACACTTGCGGCGTTTGAACTAAGAGATAACAATATAAAGGTCATTGATGTAGCGATAAAGTACGGATACAGCTCACCTGATTCTTTTGCAAGAGCGTTTCAGCATTTGCATGGCATCACACCATCAGAAGCGAGAAGTAATGGCCATTCACTTAAAGCCTATCCACCGATGTCCTTCCAATTATCCATTAAAGGAGGCAGTGAAATGAACTATCGAATTGAAGAAAAAGAGGCATTTCACATTATTGGAATTAAAAAAAGAGTTCCAATCATTTTTAACGGGGTTAATCCAGAGATTGCATCTATGTGGAAAAGTTTAGACGAGAAAACGATAAATGAACTTAAAAACTTATCGAATGTCGAGCCATTGGGGCTGCTTAGTGCATCTGCGAATTTTTCCGAAGGCCGAATGGAGGAAAAAGGGGAGCTTGATCATTATATCGGTGCAGCGACAACGAGGGAATGTCCAGATAACTTAACACAGCTTGAAGTTGATGCATCTACATGGGCAGTATTCGAAGCGGTAGGTCCCTTTCCTGAAACACTGCAAAATGTATGGGGGCGTATTTATTCCGAATGGTTTCCATCCTCTAACTATGAACAAAGGGAAGGACCGGAAATCCTTTGGAACGAAAATAAAGATATAACCTCACCAACATTTAGAAGTGAAATATGGATCCCCGTTTTGAAAAAGTGA